Proteins encoded in a region of the Anopheles ziemanni chromosome 2, idAnoZiCoDA_A2_x.2, whole genome shotgun sequence genome:
- the LOC131281054 gene encoding coiled-coil domain-containing protein 130 homolog: protein MGERKGQNLYYPPDYDPKVGGLNKWQGTHALRERARKIHLGILIIRFEMPYNIWCDGCKNHIGMGVRYNAEKKKVGMYYSTPVYQFRMKCHLCDNHFEIKTDPQNLDYEIVSGARRQENRWDPIQNEQIVPETKEVQRKLFDDAMYKLEHGAKDTQAAEEAKPVLGRLFQRNDSVWRDDFEANSKLRAQFRKRKKELKLQEEKDSALLAKSSLSVALLPESDSDRRMAQLMRLHSSKTVQEKDLERRRAILNRPLLPSTSSSTGAFVAAKDVGVKLDTKSLGIVKKPTATNEKVGRSSTAGSSEILLLEVTQSSKHNADQNVSKSCSQKHQESLDKPIPEQRPQLLLCNYGSESSESD, encoded by the exons ATGGGAGAACGAAAAGGGCAGAATTTGTACTACCCACCGGATTACGATCCCAAGGTGGGAGGCTTAAACAAATGGCAAGGAACGCACGCCTTGCGGGAGCGCGCCCGCAAAATACATCTGGGCATTCTCATCATTCGGTTCGAAATGCCCTACAACATCTGGTGCGATGGATGTAAAAACCACATCGGAATGGGCGTTCGTTATAATGCGGAGAAAAAGAAGGTGGGAATGTACTACTCGACCCCGGTTTATCAGTTTCGTATGAAGTGTCATCTGTGCGACAATCATTTCGAGATCAAAACCGATCCCCAAAATCTTGACTATGAGATTGTGTCTGGCGCGAGGAGACAGGAGAACCGGTGGGATCCAATACAGAATGAACAGATTGTCCCGGAAACGAAAGAAGTCCAGAGGAAACTTTTTGATGATGCTATGTACAAGTTGGAGCATGGAGCCAAGGATACACAGGCGGCCGAGGAGGCCAAACCCGTGCTGGGGCGTTTGTTTCAGCGAAACGATTCTGTTTGGCGGGATGATTTTGAAGCAAACAGCAAGTTAAGAGCCCAGTTTAGG AAACGTAAAAAGGAGCTAAAATTACAAGAGGAAAAGGATAGTGCATTGCTGGCAAAATCAAGTCTTTCGGTTGCATTGCTTCCAGAAAGCGATAGCGACCGAAGAATGGCGCAACTGATGCGACTACATTCGTCCAAAACCGTCCAAGAAAAGGACCTGGAAAGACGACGTGCGATCCTTAATCGGCCATTGTTGCCTTCCACCTCCTCCAGTACAGGAGCATTTGTTGCTGCGAAAGATGTCGGTGTTAAATTGGACACAAAAAGCTTGGGAATAGTGAAAAAACCGACGGCTACCAATGAAAAAGTAGGTCGATCTTCAACAGCTGGTTCATCGGAGATACTGTTGTTGGAGGTAACACAATCAAGTAAACACAATGCAGATCAGAATGTTTCGAAATCTTGTTCTCAAAAACATCAAGAATCGTTAGATAAACCAATTCCTGAACAGCGACCTCAGTTGCTGCTGTGTAACTACGGTTCGGAGTCCAGCGAAAGCGATTAA
- the LOC131281698 gene encoding protein phosphatase 1 regulatory subunit 14B — MQCGVETMNDCERSPGRTGLRVNFTEKGEVKERREKFLTAKYGSHQMSLIRKRLAVEMWLYDELQKLFDPPTEAIDVDIDEILDMDTDDIRRSHLFSLLSACKRPPQDISKFISDLLDRAKTL, encoded by the exons ATGCAGTGTGGCGTCGAAACCATGAACGACTGCGAGCGTTCACCAGGGCGTACCGGTCTGCGCGTCAACTTCACCGAGAAGGGTGAAGTCAAGGAACGGCGTGAAAAGTTCCTCACGGCCAAGTACGGCTCCCACCAGATGAGTCTGATCCGGAAGCGGCTAGCGGTCGAGATGTGGCTGTACGACGAGCTGCAGAAACTGTTCGACCCACCC ACAGAAGCAATCGATGTGGATATTGACGAGATTCTCGATATGGACACCGATGACATAAGACGATCGCATCTATTT AGCCTTCTTTCCGCATGCAAACGACCACCGCAAGACATATCG AAATTCATCAGCGATCTGCTGGACAGAGCCAAAACACTCTGA
- the LOC131282920 gene encoding trithorax group protein osa — MEGRRMQSSYWTSTWPSTIAILVSLLMATIVPQHVTIALPEGVFPIAKRMNIETCLVRFDVHLNTIIRTEESRSMGACFLDDADLNTREQCLRLCCETENCDVFVFEEKSPGTCFLFQCGPPENFRCKFTHHSNYTSAVLSMPPMEQQLAVPLTPPLAAQIQSLTAQQQSAGGKKHLSQHEMELVSLKDTGTNGGSKQQVAVVASFGTSSTTSLPPLGVRLGETLSTPSASTPKHQPPPPPSSSQCGHFEFPCHSGECIAVYNVCDGIPQCDDGSDEGPECPQKNTGPSGVPGVALNQPMAIIPPNAMDRSGLGGNNQPMEMRGAPKAMLPMYQPLDYQQPPNRFGGIDPEQQQLQQQQQQQQLGKPTLMHRNREDPMTAPKPWPRPAINELNYVDSSDSHFFNHKGGLQLSVANNMGSLASQQYQESMPESNYMPSASVVRGGQSSYLSLPGGSSYSQQLPPQMTHDQQQPQYKPAISPQQWMGGDPVRPNWSMKAASDHIGVGGDGAMVSPREQYMQPPVQQRRPEMQPASNMDPLGASQQKTSQPQTLPSSGQQWPAEGQKQQDVPLPVAPTASASSSFSGEGASGSETLAKDAPNSGPLGQPPVVAGAGESSNGVKHKATAVQGGTHDGDTEYEEDAYEDTYPESTNAASDGGAEAEEPTQTEPPKKKLRKHHKHDHGDSKIFNPSTTNEQAEDKQKKRKKTKTTKKDKAPDHHHGSPSDDTIVHEHLKAVLHNDVEIEFPDHDGYADRPGGAMLSLTLGVLLTAAMGILLSCRMRVARRRIRRPGKSSYAHDADFLVNGMYL; from the exons ATGGAGGGAAGACGAATGCAGTCGAGCTATTGGACTTCCACTTGGCCATCGACCATAGCGATTCTGGTATCATTACTCATGGCAACCATCGTTCCACAACATGTAACGATTGCGCTCCCGGAGGGAGTGTTCCCGATAGCAAAGCGCATGAACATAGAAACGTGCCTAG TGCGATTCGATGTCCATCTCAATACCATCATTCGAACGGAGGAATCCAGATCGATGGGTGCCTGCTTCCTGGACGATGCCGATCTAAACACGCGCGAACAGTGTCTCCGGCTGTGCTGCGAAACGGAAAACTGTGATGTTTTCGTGTTCGAGGAAAAG AGTCCCGGGACTTGCTTCCTCTTCCAGTGTGGTCCTCCGGAAAACTTCCGTTGTAAATTCACGCATCATTCCAACTATACAAGCGCCGTTCTATCGATGCCTCCGATGGAACAGCAACTAGCAGTCCCGCTGACACCTCCCTTGGCCGCCCAGATTCAGTCGTTAACGGCTCAGCAACAGTCTGCCGGTGGCAAGAAGCATCTCTCGCAACATGAAATGGAACTGGTCAGTCTGAAGGACACTGGTACTAACGGTGGTAGCAAACAGCAGGTAGCGGTGGTGGCCAGTTTCGGTACAAGTTCAACAACCTCGCTCCCTCCATTGGGTGTACGACTTGGGGAGACGCTTTCAACACCGAGTGCAAGCACGCCAAAGCACcagccgccaccgccaccctcGTCGTCCCAGTGTGGTCACTTTGAATTTCCCTGCCACTCTGGGGAGTGTATTGCGGTGTACAACGTTTGCGATGGCATCCCGCAGTGCGACGATGGGAGTGACGAAGGTCCCGAATGCCCACAGAAAAACACGGGACCATCGGGTGTTCCAGGTGTTGCTCTTAACCAACCCATGGCTATAATACCACCGAATGCGATGGATCGCTCCGGGCTCGGGGGAAACAATCAACCAATGGAAATGAGAGGGGCCCCCAAGGCGATGCTTCCCATGTACCAGCCATTAGATTATCAGCAACCACCGAACCGATTCGGAGGTATCGATCCCGAACAGCAGCAacttcagcagcaacagcaacagcagcagctcggtAAGCCCACCCTTATGCATCGCAACCGAGAAGACCCAATGACGGCCCCAAAACCCTGGCCACGTCCCGCCATCAACGAGCTTAACTATGTTG ATTCTTCCGACAgtcactttttcaatcacaaGGGAGGGCTACAGCTCTCGGTGGCCAACAACATGGGCTCGCTTGCCTCTCAACAGTACCAGGAGTCTATGCCCGAGTCCAACTACATGCCTTCGGCATCCGTCGTCCGTGGTGGACAGTCCAGCTACCTGTCGCTCCCCGGTGGCAGTTCATACTCCCAGCAACTACCACCACAAATGACCCAcgatcagcagcagccgcaataTAAGCCCGCCATTTCTCCGCAACAATGGATGGGAGGCGATCCTGTGCGTCCAAATTGGTCCATGAAAGCGGCATCGGATCATATAGGAGTTGGAGGTGATGGTGCCATGGTGTCACCGCGCGAACAGTACATGCAACCACCGGTCCAGCAGCGACGGCCAGAAATGCAACCAGCCTCCAACATGGATCCTCTCGGAGCATCGCAGCAGAAAACATCGCAGCCACAAACACTACCATCCAGTGGTCAGCAGTGGCCGGCTGAAGGACAAAAACAGCAAGATGTTCCACTGCCGGTAGCTCCGACTGCCTCAGCTAGTAGCAGTTTCTCGGGTGAAGGCGCTTCCGGATCCGAAACCCTTGCAAAAGATGCACCTAACAGTGGACCTTTAGGTCAACCGCCGGTCGTTGCTGGTGCTGGCGAAAGTTCTAACGGAGTGAAACATAAAGCCACTGCGGTGCAAGGTGGAACACACGATGGTGACACGGAGTACGAAGAAGACGCTTACGAAGATACATATCCGGAGTCCACGAACGCTGCTAGCGATGGTGGCGCTGAAGCTGAAGAACCGACCCAAACGGAACCGCCGAAGAAAAAGCTACGCAAACATCACAAGCACGATCATGGCGACAGTAAGATCTTCAATCCGTCGACCACCAACGAACAAGCGGAAGATaagcagaagaaaaggaagaaaacaaaaaccaccaaaaaggATAAGGCGCCGGACCATCACCACGGATCACCGTCGGACGATACGATCGTGCACGAGCACCTGAAGGCGGTTTTGCACAACGATGTGGAAATCGAATTTCCCGATCACGACGGTTATGCGGACCGTCCGGGTGGAGCGATGCTGTCGCTGACTCTGGGGGTACTCTTGACCGCAGCCATGGGTATTTTGCTCAGCTGCCGGATGCGTGTGGCTCGACGAAGAATTCGAAGACCGGGAAAATCTTCATACGCACATGATGCCGACTTTCTCGTAAACGGAATGTATCTGTAG
- the LOC131291200 gene encoding ER membrane protein complex subunit 3, whose protein sequence is MAELLIDPNIRGWVFLPIVVITFLVGIVRHYFSILISSQKKVELTQIQDSQAMIRARLLRENGKYLTQQSFAMRRHYFNNEETGYFKTQKRAPPSPNSTAMLSDLVKGNFINVLPMIVIGGWINWMFSGFVTTKVPFPLTLRFKPMLQRGIELASLDAAWVSSASWYFLNVFGLRSIYTLVLGENNAADQTQSMQDQMSGAAVAMPQDPKAAFKAEWEALQITEYQNALANVENELLAVSSGANEQSSLSHLAARSDDGINS, encoded by the exons ATGGCTGAATTGTTGATAGACCCCAATATTCGTGGTTGGGTCTTTTTGCCAATCGTTGTAATAACGTTCCTTGTTGGAATCGTTCGGCACTACTTCTCCATCCTGATTAGCTCGCAGAAGAAGGTGGAACTGACGCAGATCCAGGACAGTCAGGCCATGATTCGGGCACGATTACtaagggaaaacggaaaatatcTCACCCAACAGTCGTTCGCCATGCGTAGGCATTACTTCAACAACGAAGAAACGGGCTACTTCAAGACCCAAAAGCGAGCACCACCGAGCCCTAACTCGACGGCGATGCTGTCGGACCTAGTGAAGGGCAATTTTATCAACGTTCTACCAATGATCGTCATCGGAGGATGGATTAACTGGATGTTCTCCGGATTCGTCACGACgaaagtcccatttccactGACACTTCGTTTTAAGCCGATGTTGCAAAGAGGCATCGAATTGGCCTCCCTTGACGCCGCCTGGGTATCGTCTGCTTCGTGGTACTTCTTGAACGTGTTTGGCCTGCGAAGCATCTACACGTTGGTGCTCGGAGAAAACAATG CCGCGGATCAAACGCAGTCCATGCAAGATCAGATGTCTGGTGCAGCCGTCGCAATGCCGCAAGATCCAAAAGCTGCATTCAAAGCGGAATGGGAAGCACTACAGATTACCGAGTACCAAAATGCGCTTGCCAATGTGGAAAACGAGCTGCTAGCCGTCAGCTCTGGAGCCAACGAACAATCGTCCCTTTCCCATCTAGCAGCGCGCTCCGACGATGGAATTAATTCGTAA
- the LOC131282899 gene encoding blastoderm-specific protein 25D, translating to MALSSNIYEQKLYHMFQSHGNGDGSNSLDREALVKLCRTLELKERGHLLVKCLLTDAKTRVSFREFREGLLHILGGNEDSLGGENLQKSTSVSTNATEGYGEPYNDTDHQLQQQQQHQQEQQSAISCPSVGSTCSSDQTSHTVTSGSSSSKVLSSTSGHLSTSTAFLPDDESSGDAEEKLHHHRDSNAPLITQKSRQKYPSKQQQLLTAGDKEGDNGVSVDENKFANGQQNTSVLYTTVQSKTLLPSGADDGDESSDREVSPKFVVGTKKYGRRSRPREDVNGFDRLSQSSNSDNESVAALNTSTNTDAASVNILSSADGGGGTKVQRSASQSDIHGSKRRRPHVGPGAIRLKRCASLPTHRQRPGTTTTAASKVHPAQLQMDDERIDQKIYFMNLSENLRDIWDSLLVDCDPGRRHGDLLNQSQLQQVCERVGLQKTPARLAAQEVFSKLSLQPIEGISFTEFIALLESNTDLLPMGHENRELQLGDCDDSGTLLSSASVGPAHDKSFTLAMPDWTSDIGSLAASIIIDMWEAAGIVAPAILLNELGFDGDVIQVSDLVLALEEEHQRMIGGHLNTSSLSSTSSNVNDASLIVRASLALHKAEVNALRQAFHQLVEENKKLYADNKEVNNRAVLLAQEIDERHNSLENSTRTKIRHLEQRHHETIKELSTQLAFEREQLSHANAMLEKRIALLEGEEGKLKAELSRVSDENEELRQEQENLTKEITDLLEKNIKLNRDIAELEENNRNDYPEDDDCGFARKDSEEVLDLIDRISLLQGENTGLRDKNDELNVEIEMLNAELSKIKLKRNSTSDETDRVVGGDTAAGQTAIKRRGDSPSKTRLSDESPRLGKFRKCSIDNDTEVDPCSGDWMALHSELGQSGRPSEEVSTVLSGCPETSASSGISSINDSSLTRDEEIKALRCRVEELQQQLRSGKKEADSVDQASADKPGESVSAKEQECVKLKARCEELEASLEQMRKEYEDCEDYWQAKVNDERLLYEEEQRVSDEKFTELLKKVSEYEEQFAGNAKPEKDGRLSPIDEKDGLEQQYLELEADFEQAQLALEEKTHEVEKLLRRIQELEQMTKYPSEMLLSPSPHMETPEVEDRPASSPISYLWNQSTIQRPVRDYQNPNWRPPPTKASEINTVEECGKFPKSSAASEAARDTDGGESDVSVSSEGGEANFARIISPIQKPITANNGGGESGIGTRDEYSADGEKPSVGMVAGLEQLEVSDTCSVKSVRSTHSLASTHSIQNSECAGMTLPVSAEHMKHLRLVQQQLQGEITDLTHERDCLLMELQQLKEAKPIIARAYTKTATHPNQMQKIQNLEQKNRHLQSMIKQQQQYTESVLHQIWQQQRGEINELRNRLEAQCIVISDQATRLASNDILVKDMYEENSRLMLQVKRLEHQCLRATWLNQMNQAPSSSPAPSTNHHSQGLSGIMPGLP from the exons atggCTCTCTCGTCGAATATTTACGAGCAGAAGCTATATCACATGTTCCAATCCCACGGTAACGGCGATGGATCCAACAGTCTTGATCGCGAAGCCCTAGTGAAGCTTTGTCGCACACTTGAGCTGAAGGAACGGGGCCATCTGCTGGTGAAGTGCCTTCTGACCGACGCAAAGACGCGAGTCAGCTTCCGCGAGTTTCGCGAAGGTCTTTTACACATTCTCGGAGGCAACGAAGATTCGTTGGGCGGAGAGAACCTCCAAAAATCAACATCAGTTTCTACAAACGCTACCGAGGGATATGGAGAACCTTATAATG ATACGGACCATcagcttcagcagcagcagcagcaccagcaagaACAGCAGTCTGCAATAAGTTGTCCGTCTGTTGGTTCTACTTGTTCCTCGGACCAAACTTCCCACACTGTAacaagcggcagcagcagcagtaagGTGCTAAGTAGTACATCCGGACATCTTTCCACTTCAACTGCATTCCTACCGGATGATGAAAGTTCTGGTGATGCAGAGGAAAAGCTACATCACCATAGAGATAGCAATGCTCCTTTGATCACTCAAAAGTCCAGGCAAAAGTATCCCtccaagcagcagcaactaCTCACAGCAGGCGACAAAGAAGGAGACAATGGTGTATCGGTGGATGAGAACAAATTCGCGAATGGACAACAAAACACTAGCGTCCTGTACACGACAGTACAATCGAAAACACTGCTACCGAGCGGTGCTgacgatggtgatgaatcATCGGACCGTGAAGTTTCGCCAAAGTTTGTCGTCGGCACGAAGAAATACGGCCGTAGGTCAAGGCCTCGAGAGGATGTGAATGGATTCGACAGGTTGTCGCAGTCGTCTAATTCGGACAACGAATCAGTTGCTGCGCTAAACACTAGCACCAACACCGATGCCGCATCAGTCAATATCCTTTCGAGCGCGGACGGGGGCGGTGGAACGAAAGTGCAACGATCGGCCTCTCAGAGTGATATCCATGGCTCGAAACGGCGGCGCCCGCATGTGGGACCGGGTGCAATTCGTCTTAAGCGATGTGCGTCCCTCCCGACACATCGTCAACGACCAGGAACGACGACGACTGCGGCGAGCAAGGTACACCCGGCTCAGCTGCAAATGGATGACGAACGGATCGATCAGAAGATCtattttatgaatctttcggagAACTTGCGCGACATCTGGGACTCACTGCTGGTCGACTGCGATCCTGGTCGGCGCCACGGGGATCTTCTGAACCAGTCTCAACTGCAACAGGTGTGCGAGCGAGTAGGATTGCAGAAAACTCCTGCCCGTCTGGCGGCGCAAGAAGTTTTCTCCAAGTTGTCGCTCCAACCTATCGAAGGAATCAGCTTCACGGAATTTATCGCGTTGCTTGAAAGCAATACGGATCTTCTACCGATGGGACATGAAAACCGCGAGCTGCAGCTCGGTGATTGCGACGACAGTGGAACGCTCCTTTCATCCGCATCCGTTGGACCGGCACACGATAAAAGTTTCACGCTCGCCATGCCAG ATTGGACGTCAGACATTGGGTCTCTGGCGGCATCGATCATCATCGACATGTGGGAAGCGGCAGGTATTGTTGCTCCGGCAATTTTGTTAAACGAACTAGGCTTCGATGGGGACGTAATTCAAGTGTCGGACCTAGTGCTGGCTCTAGAAGAGGAACATCAGCGAATGATCGGTGGGCATCTCAACACTAGTAGCCTCAGCAGTACCAGCAGCAATGTTAACGATGCCTCCCTCATAGTTCGG GCTTCGCTGGCACTTCATAAAGCTGAAGTGAATGCACTGCGCCAGGCGTTCCATCAGCTGGTCGAAGAGAACAAGAAACTGTACGCCGACAACAAGGAGGTCAACAATCGGGCCGTGCTGCTTGCACAGGAAATAGACGAGCGACACAATTCACTAGAAAACTCTACCCGCACCAAAATTCGGCATCTGGAACAGCGTCACCACGAGACCATCAAGGAATTGTCCACGCAATTAGCCTTCGAGCGAGAACAATTGTCGCATGCGAATGCAATGCTGGAAAAACGCATCGCGCTGCTGGAGGGCGAGGAAGGCAAACTAAAAGCGGAGTTGTCTCGAGTGTCGGATGAAAACGAGGAACTGCGACAGGAGCAGGAGAATCTTACAAAGGAGATCACCGATCTGTTGGAAAAGAACATCAAACTCAACCGGGACATTGCCGAGCTTGAGGAGAACAATCGCAACGATTATCCCGAGGACGATGACTGTGGTTTCGCACGCAAGGACAGCGAGGAGGTGTTGGACTTGATCGATCGAATTTCCTTGCTACAGGGCGAAAACACGGGACTACGCGATAAAAACGATGAGTTGAATGTGGAGATCGAAATGTTGAACGCAGAGCTGAGCAAGATCAAACTCAAGCGAAATTCTACCTCGGATGAGACAGACCGAGTGGTCGGTGGAGATACAGCTGCTGGTCAAACGGCTATTAAGAGGAGGGGTGATTCTCCGAGCAAAACACGATTGTCGGACGAGAGTCCCCGGTTGGGCAAGTTCCGTAAGTGCAGCATTGACAACGACACCGAGGTTGATCCGTGCTCCGGTGACTGGATGGCACTTCATTCCGAGCTAGGACAGAGCGGTAGGCCTTCAGAAGAAGTGTCTACAGTTCTTTCCGGTTGTCCCGAAACGAGTGCATCGTCGGGAATTTCGAGCATCAATGATTCATCGCTGACTCGGgatgaagaaataaaagcCTTACGCTGTAGAGTTGAAGAACTCCAGCAGCAGTTGCGAAGTGGCAAAAAAGAGGCGGATAGTGTTGATCAAGCGTCAGCCGATAAGCCCGGTGAATCGGTCTCCGCAAAGGAGCAAGAATGTGTAAAGCTAAAAGCACGCTGCGAAGAGCTCGAAGCCAGCCTGGAACAAATGCGCAAGGAGTACGAGGACTGCGAGGACTACTGGCAAGCGAAGGTGAACGACGAGCGACTTTTGTACGAAGAGGAGCAACGCGTAAGCGACGAAAAGTTTACCGAGCTGCTAAAGAAGGTGTCTGAGTATGAGGAGCAGTTTGCGGGCAATGCCAAACCGGAGAAAGACGGTCGATTGTCGCCAATCGACGAGAAGGACGGTTTGGAGCAGCAGTACCTGGAGTTGGAGGCCGATTTCGAACAAGCTCAGCTTGCtcttgaagaaaaaacgcaCGAGGTAGAAAAGCTTCTAAGAAGAATTCAGGAGCTGGAACAGATGACCAAATATCCGTCGGAAATGCTGCT GTCTCCATCACCCCATATGGAAACGCCGGAAGTAGAGGATCGACCTGCCAGTTCTCCTATCAGTTATTTGTGGAACCAGAGCACGATTCAGCGCCCGGTTCGTGACTATCAAAATCCGAACTGGCGACCACCGCCAACAAAGGCATCTGAAATTAACACAGTTGAAGAGTGTGGCAAGTTCCCAAAGTCATCGGCAGCATCCGAGGCGGCAAGGGATACCGATGGTGGCGAATCGGATGTCAGCGTGTCCAGTGAAGGTGGAGAGGCAAACTTTGCGCGGATCATTTCACCTATTCAGAAACCGATCACCGCAAACAATGGTGGTGGCGAAAGTGGTATCGGCACTAGAGATGAATATTCAGCGGATGGTGAGAAACCATCGGTAGGGATGGTGGCGGGACTGGAACAACTCGAAGTGTCCGATACATGCTCGGTGAAATCGGTGCGCAGTACGCACAGTCTTGCCTCAACGCACAGCAT CCAAAATTCAGAGTGTGCGGGAATGACGCTCCCGGTCAGTGCGGAACACATGAAACACCTACGACTCGTGCAACAGCAGCTGCAAGGGGAAATTACGGACCTTACGCACGAGCGAGACTGTTTGTTGATGGAGCTTCAGCAGCTGAAGGAAGCGAAGCCGATCATAGCCCGGGCATATACGAAAACGGCAACGCATCCCAACCAAATGCAGAAGATTCAAAATCTTGAACAGAAGAATCGTCATCTGCAGTCAATGataaagcagcagcaacagtacaCCGAATCTGTCCTGCACC aAATCTGGCAACAACAGCGCGGAGAAATAAACGAACTGCGCAATCGGTTAGAAGCGCAGTGTATCGTGATATCGGATCAAGCAACGCGGCTGGCCAGCAACGATATACTAGTCAAGGACATGTACGAGGAGAACTCGCGGCTAATGCTGCAGGTGAAGAGACTTGAGCATCAGTGTCTTCGCGCTACTTGGTTGAATCAGATGAACCAAGCACCGAGCAGCTCTCCCGCGCcctccaccaaccaccacTCGCAAGGATTGAGCGGTATTATGCCCGGCCTACCGTAG